Proteins encoded in a region of the Sulfurimonas marina genome:
- a CDS encoding alcohol dehydrogenase catalytic domain-containing protein has product METVVNNQSRRDFIKYSAAIGAGIVLWSPALATEKGMKMNNYVKTEGYAVFDTSGVFKPWKFERRPVGDNDVLIDIKFASICHSDIHQMKGHWGPQQYPQVPGHEIAGIVSAVGKNVTKFKVGDRAGVGCMVDGCTTCENEEQYQSDTLFTYGYPDKREPTGISQGGYSKQIVVRDHYVVHIPDSLELKEAAPLLCAGITTYSPIMRADFKKGDKVAVAGIGGLGHMAVKFAVSRGAEVYAFTTTADKAEDIKGFGAKEVIVVDDTKKLYTYAGQMDYMICTIPYQYDVAAYASVVKPYGFYTQVGMPVGFEITLNALGLSASRVNFNASLIGGMKETQEVVDYCAENKIYPKIEIIKAEEITEAWKKVENKEARYRYVIDSATI; this is encoded by the coding sequence ATGGAAACAGTGGTTAATAATCAATCTCGGAGAGATTTTATTAAGTATTCGGCGGCAATTGGTGCGGGAATAGTACTTTGGAGTCCAGCTTTAGCAACAGAGAAAGGAATGAAGATGAATAATTATGTAAAAACAGAGGGGTATGCGGTATTTGATACTTCAGGAGTTTTCAAGCCATGGAAGTTTGAGAGACGTCCAGTAGGTGATAATGATGTTTTAATAGATATCAAGTTTGCAAGTATCTGTCATTCAGATATACACCAGATGAAAGGGCACTGGGGACCACAACAATATCCTCAGGTTCCGGGTCATGAGATCGCAGGTATCGTAAGTGCAGTCGGTAAGAATGTAACCAAGTTTAAAGTGGGTGATCGTGCAGGTGTCGGTTGTATGGTTGACGGATGTACTACATGTGAGAATGAAGAGCAGTACCAAAGCGATACGTTGTTTACATACGGTTATCCAGATAAAAGAGAACCGACGGGAATCTCTCAGGGCGGGTACTCAAAACAAATCGTTGTAAGAGACCACTATGTTGTACATATCCCGGATAGTCTTGAGCTAAAAGAAGCGGCACCTCTTTTATGTGCAGGTATTACAACATATTCACCTATTATGAGAGCAGACTTTAAAAAAGGTGACAAGGTGGCTGTTGCAGGTATTGGCGGATTAGGGCATATGGCTGTAAAATTTGCAGTAAGTAGAGGTGCCGAAGTTTATGCTTTTACAACAACTGCCGATAAGGCGGAGGATATTAAAGGTTTTGGTGCAAAAGAGGTGATCGTAGTAGATGATACTAAAAAGCTTTATACCTATGCAGGGCAGATGGACTATATGATATGTACGATCCCTTACCAGTATGACGTAGCGGCATATGCTTCAGTTGTGAAACCGTATGGGTTTTATACACAAGTGGGGATGCCTGTTGGATTTGAGATCACTTTAAATGCTTTAGGATTATCTGCTAGCAGAGTTAACTTCAACGCTTCACTTATCGGCGGTATGAAAGAGACTCAGGAAGTGGTAGATTATTGTGCCGAAAACAAGATATATCCGAAGATCGAGATCATTAAAGCGGAAGAGATTACCGAAGCTTGGAAAAAAGTGGAAAACAAAGAAGCAAGATATAGATACGTAATTGATTCTGCTACAATTTAA
- a CDS encoding ADP-ribosylglycohydrolase family protein, with product MSITVQERAVGAIIGAFIGDALALGPHWYYDIEQLHQDYGVWIDTFTEPKKGRYHENEKAGNFSQSGYILKLMIRSIIDQGGYVQKDFCKKLDEDLLPKIDGTPISGPGGYTSQSIRAIYRQRIEQKLSWDEVGSRADTTEAIERTLALAVRYAFDPKELARSISNNTFLTQVDDIVGSITVAYGAVLAQLIQGEKLDKDISTKLMRLVKSGDLPFHTVTSNNLQPPKTGSKDPSNIGLFASPDALLTPSFIAQAANDPDITIEPAWKASLVYGMPCAIYHIVPASYYLASRFHNDFESAILHALNGGGQNQARSILTGALVGAQVGINGIPKKFIDGLNEKEEVLALSSKLAALI from the coding sequence ATGTCAATTACAGTTCAAGAGAGGGCAGTGGGAGCGATAATAGGAGCATTTATTGGTGATGCATTAGCTTTAGGACCTCATTGGTATTATGATATAGAGCAACTCCATCAAGATTATGGAGTATGGATAGATACTTTTACCGAACCTAAAAAAGGGAGATATCACGAAAATGAAAAAGCAGGTAATTTCTCTCAATCAGGCTATATACTAAAATTAATGATACGCTCCATCATAGATCAAGGTGGATATGTTCAAAAAGACTTTTGTAAAAAACTTGATGAAGATCTTCTTCCTAAAATAGATGGCACACCTATTAGTGGTCCGGGAGGATATACATCTCAATCGATTAGAGCAATATACAGACAAAGGATTGAACAAAAATTGTCTTGGGATGAGGTTGGAAGTAGAGCAGATACAACTGAGGCAATTGAGCGAACATTAGCCTTAGCTGTACGATATGCTTTTGATCCAAAAGAGCTTGCAAGATCAATTTCGAACAACACTTTTTTGACACAGGTCGATGATATAGTGGGATCTATTACAGTAGCTTACGGAGCAGTTTTAGCACAGCTAATACAAGGGGAAAAGCTTGATAAAGATATCTCTACTAAACTAATGAGGTTGGTAAAAAGTGGTGACCTTCCTTTTCATACTGTAACATCAAATAATCTACAGCCTCCTAAAACAGGAAGTAAAGACCCTTCCAATATTGGACTATTTGCATCTCCGGATGCTTTGCTTACTCCCTCTTTTATAGCACAAGCCGCAAATGATCCCGATATTACTATTGAGCCTGCATGGAAAGCATCGCTTGTGTATGGGATGCCTTGCGCTATTTATCATATTGTACCTGCAAGTTATTATCTTGCATCTAGATTTCATAATGACTTTGAATCTGCTATTTTACATGCTCTAAATGGGGGTGGTCAAAACCAGGCAAGATCAATTTTGACGGGTGCATTAGTTGGTGCTCAAGTGGGTATAAACGGTATTCCAAAAAAATTTATTGATGGTTTGAATGAGAAAGAAGAAGTCTTAGCACTATCAAGCAAATTAGCTGCATTAATTTAG
- a CDS encoding YwbE family protein, which translates to MDGKRRADIKSGCNVSIVLKQDQRSGKLTEGVVKDILTNSATHPHGIKVRLTSGHIGRVKIIHS; encoded by the coding sequence ATGGATGGGAAAAGAAGAGCAGATATAAAATCAGGTTGTAATGTCAGTATTGTTTTAAAGCAGGACCAAAGAAGTGGTAAATTGACAGAAGGAGTTGTAAAAGATATCCTTACAAATTCTGCGACACACCCACATGGCATCAAAGTAAGATTAACCAGTGGGCATATTGGAAGAGTTAAAATAATTCATTCATGA
- a CDS encoding DUF4279 domain-containing protein, with amino-acid sequence MKNEIYISLSIYDANNEEITNLLKITPTKSANKGELITQKGTIFYKRNIWKYESVFENIIHLESVCENILEFFEPRKKELIMIGEKYDIELSIAAYLKEGIPSIHLTKELISFIYTINAEIDIDIYNL; translated from the coding sequence ATGAAAAATGAAATATATATAAGCCTTTCAATCTACGATGCTAATAATGAAGAAATAACAAACCTTTTAAAAATAACTCCAACGAAAAGTGCTAATAAAGGAGAGTTGATTACCCAAAAAGGAACTATCTTCTATAAACGCAATATCTGGAAATATGAAAGTGTTTTTGAAAATATAATTCATCTTGAATCTGTATGTGAAAACATACTAGAATTTTTTGAACCAAGGAAAAAAGAACTAATTATGATAGGAGAAAAGTATGATATTGAATTAAGTATTGCTGCCTATTTAAAAGAAGGAATACCTTCAATACATCTTACAAAAGAACTCATTAGTTTTATCTATACTATTAATGCTGAAATAGATATTGATATCTACAATTTATAA
- a CDS encoding arylesterase — protein sequence MNIIRLLFFPLVLLTILMIFVKSGDDTDKQPLSKESIILAFGDSLTAGYGASKGKDYPSQLQRLSGIKVINAGISGEVSADGLKRLPELLEQYKPQVVILCHGGNDILRKKSMHQLQENLRQMIILIQNNGAEVLLVAVPNLSLFGFSPLPQYEVLADEYDLMFAENVLSDVLGTNKLKSDRIHPNDQGYKVMAERFHEILSDEGLLN from the coding sequence ATGAATATTATCCGTCTTCTCTTTTTTCCATTAGTGCTTCTAACAATACTGATGATCTTTGTAAAAAGCGGAGATGATACAGATAAACAACCTTTATCAAAAGAATCGATTATCCTTGCTTTTGGTGACAGCTTGACCGCTGGATACGGAGCATCTAAAGGTAAAGACTACCCTTCACAACTTCAACGTCTTAGTGGCATAAAGGTTATTAATGCCGGTATATCGGGAGAAGTTTCTGCTGATGGTTTAAAGCGGCTTCCAGAGTTGCTTGAACAGTATAAACCTCAAGTGGTCATACTTTGTCACGGGGGTAATGATATTTTGCGAAAAAAATCGATGCACCAACTACAAGAGAATCTTCGCCAAATGATAATTTTAATTCAAAACAATGGTGCTGAAGTACTGCTTGTCGCTGTTCCCAATCTTAGTTTATTTGGTTTCTCTCCACTACCACAATATGAAGTTCTTGCAGATGAGTATGATCTTATGTTTGCCGAAAATGTACTAAGTGATGTTTTGGGAACGAACAAACTAAAAAGTGACAGGATTCACCCTAACGATCAAGGTTATAAGGTGATGGCTGAACGTTTCCATGAGATTTTATCGGATGAAGGCTTACTGAATTAA
- a CDS encoding methyltransferase domain-containing protein yields MKKQPTIKLDSSESDDYLNLANSYKNNKDYKNALVYLKKAIKVDNNCYKCYHQIADVYDKLNKYEQSLFYLQKAIKIFPDFYDALFSMAQCYRKMKNEQKMLEYLHKTLEKRQEHPGANHLLASLNRETSSKYSSEYVEDLFDRYADHFENHLMNSLNYQVPTIIRKKLQFLNPPRDSKVLDLGCGTGLLGKNIVDLFPNLVGVDISTNMIEETRKKEIYTTLYINDIHDFLFKNVKKFDLIIAADVFIYIGDLQGVFSSVKKSLSNNGYFIFTIELSSETNTSNHQLAKSGRFSHTMEYVESLCKENGFDVIGKEEIILRQENKTGQKGVIFTLL; encoded by the coding sequence ATGAAAAAACAACCCACTATTAAACTCGACTCTAGTGAGAGTGATGATTATCTTAATCTAGCCAACTCTTATAAAAATAATAAAGATTACAAAAATGCACTTGTATATTTAAAAAAAGCAATTAAAGTAGATAATAATTGTTATAAATGCTATCACCAAATAGCTGACGTCTATGATAAACTTAATAAGTACGAACAGTCTCTTTTTTATTTACAAAAGGCAATAAAAATCTTCCCTGATTTTTATGATGCTCTTTTTTCAATGGCACAATGCTATAGAAAAATGAAAAATGAACAAAAAATGCTCGAGTATCTTCATAAAACACTAGAAAAACGACAAGAGCATCCAGGAGCAAATCATCTATTAGCATCGCTAAATAGAGAAACAAGCAGTAAATACTCTTCAGAATATGTTGAAGATCTATTTGATCGTTATGCTGATCATTTTGAAAACCATTTAATGAATTCACTAAACTATCAGGTACCAACTATTATAAGAAAAAAATTACAGTTTTTAAATCCTCCTAGAGATTCAAAAGTTTTGGATTTAGGATGTGGTACCGGACTATTAGGAAAAAACATTGTAGATTTGTTTCCTAATTTAGTTGGGGTAGATATATCTACTAATATGATAGAGGAGACAAGAAAAAAAGAGATCTATACTACACTTTACATAAATGATATTCATGATTTTCTTTTTAAAAATGTAAAAAAATTTGACCTAATTATAGCAGCAGATGTTTTCATATATATTGGAGACCTGCAAGGTGTTTTTTCTAGTGTGAAAAAATCTCTTAGCAATAATGGTTATTTTATATTTACAATTGAACTTTCATCAGAAACCAATACATCAAATCATCAATTAGCAAAAAGTGGAAGGTTTTCTCACACTATGGAGTATGTGGAATCTTTATGTAAGGAGAACGGGTTTGATGTAATAGGTAAAGAAGAGATTATACTAAGACAGGAAAATAAAACTGGACAAAAAGGGGTAATTTTTACATTACTGTAA
- a CDS encoding SDR family NAD(P)-dependent oxidoreductase, with amino-acid sequence MTKRNVLITGGARGIGAATAKELGKNGYRVFINYVNSVEVANELAKEINFEGGEAYAIQADVRDDAQVASMFETIAKDHGGVDILVSNANMNFTQKPFVDQSWEEFSQKLNDEMHASYVCAKHATVSMIEKKFGRLVFISSTLSETPAPSFIAHGSAKGALDTFSKYLAQELGAHGITSNIVAPGLVLTDATSEAPEEFKEFIRSMTPTQTISKPEDVANAISFLVRDESAQVTGAYLSVSGGAYLS; translated from the coding sequence GCAAAAGAGTTAGGAAAAAACGGTTACAGAGTTTTTATTAACTACGTAAATAGTGTTGAAGTTGCAAATGAACTGGCAAAAGAGATCAACTTTGAAGGTGGTGAAGCTTATGCCATCCAAGCTGATGTAAGAGATGATGCTCAAGTGGCATCTATGTTTGAAACTATTGCAAAAGATCATGGCGGTGTAGACATTTTAGTATCAAATGCAAATATGAACTTTACACAAAAACCTTTTGTGGATCAAAGCTGGGAAGAGTTCTCTCAAAAGTTAAACGATGAGATGCATGCATCGTACGTATGTGCAAAACATGCAACAGTTTCAATGATCGAGAAAAAGTTTGGTCGTTTGGTATTTATCTCTAGTACATTATCGGAAACTCCAGCTCCTAGTTTCATCGCTCACGGATCTGCAAAAGGGGCACTTGATACATTTAGTAAGTACCTTGCTCAAGAGTTGGGAGCACACGGCATTACATCAAACATTGTAGCACCGGGCTTAGTTTTAACAGATGCAACAAGTGAAGCTCCAGAGGAGTTTAAAGAGTTTATCCGTTCAATGACACCAACACAGACGATCTCAAAACCTGAAGATGTGGCTAATGCTATCAGTTTTCTTGTAAGAGATGAGAGTGCTCAGGTAACGGGTGCTTATCTTTCGGTAAGCGGGGGAGCATACCTTTCATAA